A DNA window from Schistocerca gregaria isolate iqSchGreg1 chromosome 2, iqSchGreg1.2, whole genome shotgun sequence contains the following coding sequences:
- the LOC126336814 gene encoding probable 26S proteasome non-ATPase regulatory subunit 3, whose product MVALAEQSADVEMKNADSPSGEGDAGDAKKDGDVVSIQDIREHARQIEKAVQNKEPRFILRVLRSLPNTRRKLNSVVLRGIITGFYTHSATEKDALLNFVEEPMETEGSTSQRMRSGKSSTAPLLPEVDAYIHLLVLLKLIDGRKYEDAVTCSDLLMQKVTAQNRRTLDLVTAKCYFYHSRSYELTNQLEKIRGFLHSRLRTATLRNDYEGQGVLINCLLRNYLHYNLYDQADKLVSKSVFPESASNNEWARFFYYLGRIKAARLEYSAAHKNLVQALRKAPQNAAVGFRQTVQKLAVTVELLLGDIPERQIFRHAALRRSLAPYFQLTQAVRMGNLQRFGEVLENFGPQFRADHTFTLILRLRHNVIKTAIRSVGLSYSRIAPADIAKKLGLDSPEDAEFIVAKAIRDGVIEATLDRERGYMRSKETTDIYCTREPQLAFHQRISFCLELHNQSVKAMRYPPKSYGKDLESAEERREREQQDMELAKEMAEEDDDGFP is encoded by the coding sequence ATGGTGGCTCTGGCAGAACAGTCAGCTGATGTTGAAATGAAGAATGCAGACAGCCCTTCTGGTGAGGGAGATGCTGGAGATGCGAAGAAAGATGGTGATGTTGTGAGCATTCAGGATATCAGAGAACATGCCAGGCAAATTGAAAAGGCGGTACAAAATAAGGAACCTCGATTTATATTGAGAGTACTGCGATCTCTCCCAAATACACGAAGAAAACTGAATTCTGTTGTCCTTAGAGGAATTATTACTGGTTTCTACACACACTCTGCAACTGAGAAAGATGCATTGTTAAACTTTGTGGAGGAGCCAATGGAAACAGAAGGGTCGACATCCCAGCGAATGCGTAGTGGAAAAAGTTCAACTGCTCCTTTACTGCCTGAGGTTGATGCATACATACATCTACTGGTCCTTCTGAAGTTGATTGATGGACGTAAGTATGAAGATGCAGTTACATGCTCTGACCTCCTTATGCAAAAAGTGACAGCACAGAATAGAAGAACTCTTGACCTTGTAACTGCCAAGTGCTATTTTTATCATTCACGAAGCTATGAACTTACAAATCAGTTAGAAAAAATTAGAGGATTTCTTCATTCTAGACTACGCACTGCAACTTTGCGGAATGACTATGAAGGCCAAGGTGTCCTTATAAACTGTCTGCTTAGAAACTATTTACATTATAACTTGTATGACCAAGCTGACAAACTGGTTTCAAAATCAGTTTTCCCAGAGTCTGCTAGCAACAATGAATGGGCCCGTTTCTTTTATTATCTTGGCAGGATTAAAGCAGCCCGTTTAGAATATTCAGCAGCACATAAAAATCTTGTTCAGGCATTAAGGAAAGCTCCACAGAATGCAGCAGTTGGGTTCCGGCAGACTGTCCAAAAGTTAGCTGTCACAGTTGAATTACTTTTGGGAGATATACCAGAACGACAGATCTTCAGACATGCTGCATTAAGGAGGTCATTAGCACCTTATTTCCAGCTTACTCAGGCAGTTCGCATGGGAAATCTTCAACGTTTTGGAGAAGTACTTGAAAACTTTGGTCCACAATTTAGAGCAGATCAtacatttacattaattttgcgTTTGAGGCACAATGTCATCAAGACAGCAATCAGGTCTGTGGGCTTGTCGTACTCACGAATTGCTCCAGCAGACATAGCAAAGAAGTTGGGGCTTGATTCACCAGAGGATGCGGAGTTCATTGTCGCAAAGGCTATTAGAGATGGAGTTATTGAGGCCACATTAGATCGTGAAAGAGGTTATATGCGTAGTAAAGAAACTACTGATATTTATTGTACAAGAGAACCTCAATTAGCTTTCCATCAGCGTATATCATTTTGTCTGGAACTTCATAATCAAAGTGTAAAAGCCATGCGTTATCCTCCAAAATCATATGGCAAAGACCTGGAGTCTGCAGAAGAACGGAGGGAACGAGAACAACAAGATATGGAGTTGGCGAAGGAAATggctgaagaagatgatgatggttTCCCATAA